Genomic segment of Mycolicibacterium sarraceniae:
AAGTACATCTTCATGGGTCCCTTGCTGGCTTTGCTCGGTAGGCCGAAAGTCGAAGGGCTGGAACACGTTCCAAGCTCCGGACCGGTGATCCTGGCCAGCAATCACCTGGCGGTGGCGGACAGCTTCTACCTGCCGCTGGTGGTGAGCCGGCGGATCACGTTCTTGGCGAAGTCCGAATATTTCACCGGTACGGGCATCACCGGCTTCTTCACCCGGTGGTTCTACACCGCGGCCGGCCAGGTGCCGATCGACCGCGCCGATGCCGATGCCGCCCAGGCCGCGCTCACGACCGCCGAGCGCCTGCTGAAGCAGGGCAAGCTGCTCGGCATGTATCCCGAGGGCACCCGGTCACCCGACGGCCGGCTCTACAAAGGCAAGACCGGGCTGGCCCGGCTCGCCCTGGAAACCCAGGTTCCGGTGATTCCGGTCGCGATGATCGGAACCGACGTGGTCAACCCGCCCGGAACGAAAAGGTGGCGTTTCGGCCGGGTGACGGTGCGCTTCGGCAAGCCGATGGATTTCTCCCGATTCGACGGTCTGGCCGGTAACCGGTTCATCGAGCGCGCCGTCGTCGATGAGGTCATGTACGAGCTGATGGAGCTGTCGGGTCAGGAGTACGTCGACATCTACGCCGCGACGCTGAAGAACGTCGACCCTAAGCCGGGTGGACCAGATCAGCCGCCGGCTCGGATCCCGACGAGCGCCGCGGGCTAGTGCCCGCTGTGGCCACCGTCAGTCCCGCGACGACGATCACCGCGAGTGCCCACCACACGTAGGACATCCCGAGTAGCTGGCGCCACCAGGACGCCGTGTCCTCGTGATGCTTGGGCAATAGCTCCAGCGGAATCCACATCATCAACGCCACCCCGGTGGCGGTGACGGTGCCCAATGCAACGTTGCGGCGGCGGTAGGCGATCACCGCGCAGGTGATGACCGTCGGCAAGGCCCACACCCAATGGTGCGACCACGACACCGGCGAGACCACCAGGCCGAACAGGGCCACGCACATCAGCGCCAGCGTCGGTTCTTCTCCCGAATTCCCGCCATCCGCGCGGGTAGCACCCAGCACCCGCCGCACCGCCCAGATCGTCAGGCCCAGCGCGGCGAAGCAGGCCAGCGTCCACAACACGAAGTGGGTGCTCTTGTCCATGCCGAGGCGGGCCAGCGCGCCGGCGATGTTCTGGTTGGTGTTCAGCGCCGCGCTGCCGATGCGATCGGTGTGCATGATCGTCGTGCTCCAGTACTCCGCAGAGTCGCGCCAGGCCAGGGCGCAGCCCAGCAGGCTGGCGACGACGAAGGAGGCGACCGCGGTCAGCGCGGCACGGCCGTCGCGGCGCAGCAGGAAATACAGCAGGAACACCGCGGGTGTGAGCTTCAGCGCGATCGCGATACCCAGCAGCAGCCCGCGCGGCCAGGGGGTGCGCCGCGGCAGGCAGTCCGCGATCACCAGCGTCATCAGCACCACGTTGATCTGGCCGAAGTCGAAATTTGCGTCGATGGGCTCGAGGTACATCACGGCCAGCGCCACGATGCCGGCGGCCAGCCAGGCCCGACGCAACCACGCCGGTTCCCGGGTGATCGCCGAGGAGGGCCACACCGCCAGGCGGCTCAGCATGATCCAGGTGGACAGCAGCACCAGCAGCAGCGTGATCACCGTGATCGTCACGCTGGCCACCGGCAGTGGCATCCAGGCGAACGGGCTGAACACGATGGCGGCCAGCGGGGGATAGGTGAACGGCAGATCCAGCCCGACCAGCGTGTGGAACATCGCATCACCGGCATAGAGCGGCCGCCCGTCCAGCCAGGCCTGACCGCCCATCCGGTAGACCTCGATATCGATCCGGTAGGGGATCTTCGCGAACAATATCCAGCCGGCGTTCGCCAGCAGCGCGACGATCGCGACCTGCGTCACCCGCCACCCCGTGGTCAGCCGGGGCTTCCCCACACTGCCCAGATCGGGCAACCGCCGCATACTCATGTCGCCACCAGAGTATCGGTGTGCTGCGACGCGCCGGGACTCATCCCGGCCGTGCCGGCCCCTCACGGCGGTCATCGGGCGTATGTTCTGTCCCCGTGCCCTTCCACCTGCACTTCGACGTCGTCGCCCCCGGGCGCGTGCCGTTGATGTGGTGTCTGATCGCGTTCATCCTCACGTTCTTCGTGACGCGCACGATCGTGCGCTACATCCGCCACAACGCCGGCAACGACATCCCGCGCAAGTGGTGGCAGCCCCGCAATATCTCCGGGCGCGGCGGGCTGCACATCCACCACGTGGTGATCGGCATCGTCTTGGTGATGATCTCCGGTATCACCATGGTGACGTTGGCGGTCGACGGGGGAGTCGGCGAATTCACCGCGGCGGCAACCGTTTTCGGGATCGGTGCGGCTCTGGTTCTGGACGAGTTCGCGCTCATCCTGCATGTGGAGGACGTGTACTGGGCCGAGGACGGGCGGGCCTCGGTGGACGCGGTGTTCGCCGCGGTCGCGGTCGCGGGCCTGCTGATCATGGGCTTCAACCCGTTGTCCTTCTTCGATATCGGGATCTGGCGCGCGGACGACTCACTTGCGGCCCGCGCGGTCGTCGTCGTCCTCGCGGCGCTGACCCTGGCGCTGGCGGTGGTCGTGTTGCTCAAGGGCAAGGTCTGGACCGGCCTGATCGGGATGTTCATCACGCCCCTGCTGTTCGTCGGCGCGATCCGGCTGTCCCGACCGCATGCCCCGTGGGCGCGCTGGCACTACCAGGACAAACCCCACAAGATGCACCGCGCTCTGGAGCGTGAGCGCTATATGCGCCGGCCCGTGGTGCAGGCCAAGCTGTGGCTGCAGCACTTCATCGCCGGTGAGCCGAGCTTCCCGGCCGATGCCGAGGTGGACGCCGAGCTCGACCGCGAGATCCACGCGGCACCGCCACCGCAGTCCGCCGGTGAGACCGAGCCAGCGGTTTCGACGGGATAGGGTGCGGCAAGTGCGGTTCTTCTACGACACCGAGTTCATCGACAACGGCCGGATCATCGACCTGATCTCAATCGGGGTGGTGGCCGAGGATGGGCGCGAGTACTACGCGATCTCAACCGAATTCGACCCCGAGTCTGCCGGCAAGTGGGTACGCACCAACGTGCTCCCGAAACTGCCGAGCCCGTCATCGCAGCTGTGGCAGTCCCGGCGCCAGATCCGGGAAAGCCTGGAGGAATTCTTCGGCATCGACGGTGCCGAGCCGATCGAGCTGTGGGCCTGGGTGGCTGCCTACGACCATGTAGCGCTGTGCCAGTTGTGGGGACCGATGACCAGCCTGCCGCCCCAGATCCCGCGGTTCACCCGCGAGTTGCGCCAGTTCTGGGAAGAGCGCGGCTGCCCGCGGATGCCACCTCGTCCCCATGACACCCATGATGCGCTCGTCGACGCCCGGCACAACATGCGCCGGTACGTGCTGATGACCTCCGGCGTCGACGGTGGCCCCGCCGTTGCCGAGCGGTACCCCCCCGCCTCGGAGCGGTGAAAGGGGGGTGCGCGGCCCCGTTACCATAGACGGGTGAACTGGACCGTTGATGTACCCATCGACCAGCTGCCGTCGCTGCCGCCACTGCCGGCTGACCTGCGCGCACGGCTCGATGCGGCACTGACGAAGCCGGCACTACAGCAGCCCAGCTGGGACCCCGAGCAGGCTGCGGCCATGCGCACGGTGCTCGAGAGCGTGCCGCCGGTCACCGTGCCCACCGAGATCGAGAAGCTGAAGTCCCAGTTGGCCGATGTGGCGCTTGGCAAGGCTTTTCTGCTGCAGGGCGGTGACTGTGCCGAGACGTTCGTCGACAACACCGAGCCCCACATCCGCGCCAACATCCGCACGCTGCTACAGATGGCCGTCGTCCTGACCTACGGCGCCAGCATGCCGGTGGTCAAGGTCGCCCGCATCGCCGGCCAGTACGCCAAACCGCGCTCCTCGGACACCGACGCGCTGGGGCTGCGGTCCTACCGCGGTGACATGGTCAACGGGTTTGCCGCGGACGCCGCTGTGCGCGAACATGATCCGTCCCGCCTGGTGCGCGCCTACGCCAACGCGAGCGCGGCGATGAACCTCGTGCGGGCGTTGACGTCTTCTGGCATGGCTTCGCTGCACCAGGTGCACGACTGGAACCGCGAATTCGTCCGCACCTCGCCGGCCGGTGCCCGCTATGAGGCGTTGGCCGGTGAAATCGACCGTGGTCTGCGATTCATGAGCGCGTGCCGGGTCGATGACCGCAATCTGGACACCGCCGAGATCTTCGCCAGCCATGAGGCGCTGGTGCTGGACTACGAGCGGGCGATGCTGCGGATGGACATGGGAGATCCAGCAGCTGATGGTCCGCCTCGGCTTTACGACCTGTCGGCGCACTATGTGTGGATCGGGGAACGCACCCGTCAGCTCGACGGCGCCCATGTGGCGTTCGCCGAGGTGATCGCCAACCCCATCGGGGTGAAGATCGGCCCGACCACCTCGCCGGAACTGGCGGTGGAATACGTCGAGCGACTCGATCCGAACAACGAGCCCGGCCGGCTCACGCTGGTCAGCCGGATGGGTAACCACAAGGTGCGCGACGTGCTGCCCGGGATCATCGAAAAGGTGCAGGCCTCCGGTCATCGGGTGATCTGGCAGTGCGATCCGATGCACGGCAACACCCACGAATCCTCGACGGGTTACAAGACCCGTCACTTCGACCGCATCGTCGATGAGGTGCAGGGTTTCTTCGAGGTGCACCGGGCGCTGGGCACCCATCCCGGCGGTATGCACGTCGAGATCACCGGCGAGAACGTCACCGAATGCCTTGGCGGCGCGCAGGACATCTCGGACTCCGACCTGAGTGGTCGCTACGAGACGGCCTGCGATCCGCGGCTGAACACCCAGCAGAGCCTGGAATTGGCGTTCCTGGTCGCGGAGATGCTGCGCGACTAGCTCGTCGGACGACGATCGAGCGGCGAGGAACGAGCCGCGTTGAGGAGTCCGACAATCGGGCTACAGTAGGCCGCCCAGATTGGTCCCCAGCGTCCAGCCGGCGGCGGCCACCCCAGCGGTGAGCAGCAGCACGATCAGCATCCAGAACACCAGCGACCGCCGGGCGCGCTGCCGCTCCCAGACGAATTCGCCGATGTCGATACCGGCGAATTGTGCTGGTATGTCCAGGCTTTCGTCGTCGGCCTCGGCGGGCTGCCAGTCTTGCGGATCGCGGATGAGCGCACGAGTGGGATTCTTGACCCCCTGCGGCGCCGGCGGGGGTACCGGCAGGGCAGCCCGGTAGTCCTCAGTGGGCCGGCTGTGAAACGCCGTCGCGGCGGCGTGCTGGGCGGAGTGGCTCGGCGCCGGCACCCGGAATTTCGGTAGCGCCAACTCCTGGCTGATCGCGTCGAGATCCTCGGCCATCTCCTCGGCATCGGCGAAGCGGTCGACGGTCGTGCGGGCGGTGGCCTTCGCGATGAACTCGTCGAATTGGCGTGGCACCCCGCTGATCACCGTGCTGGGTAACGGGACATCGTTGTCCATCCGCTGGTAGGCGACTGTCAGAGGATTGTCACCGGTGAACGGTGTTGTGCCGGTGAGCAATTCGTAGGCCAGGATCCCGACGGCGTAGACGTCGCTGCGCGCGTCGGCCGCGCCACTGCTGACCTGTTCGGGGGACAGGTAGGCCGCGGTGCCCAGGATGACGCTGGTCGAGGTGATACCGGCTTCAGCCACCGCGCGCACCAGGCCGAAGTCGACGAGCTTGACCTCGCCGTCATCGGAGATCAGGACGTTCTCGGGTTTGACGTCGCGGTGCACCAGCCCGGCGTGGTGCGCGGTGGCCAGACCGCCGAGCACCGGGCGCAGCACCGCGGCCGCGGCGTGCGGGGGCATCGG
This window contains:
- a CDS encoding glycosyltransferase 87 family protein; the encoded protein is MSMRRLPDLGSVGKPRLTTGWRVTQVAIVALLANAGWILFAKIPYRIDIEVYRMGGQAWLDGRPLYAGDAMFHTLVGLDLPFTYPPLAAIVFSPFAWMPLPVASVTITVITLLLVLLSTWIMLSRLAVWPSSAITREPAWLRRAWLAAGIVALAVMYLEPIDANFDFGQINVVLMTLVIADCLPRRTPWPRGLLLGIAIALKLTPAVFLLYFLLRRDGRAALTAVASFVVASLLGCALAWRDSAEYWSTTIMHTDRIGSAALNTNQNIAGALARLGMDKSTHFVLWTLACFAALGLTIWAVRRVLGATRADGGNSGEEPTLALMCVALFGLVVSPVSWSHHWVWALPTVITCAVIAYRRRNVALGTVTATGVALMMWIPLELLPKHHEDTASWWRQLLGMSYVWWALAVIVVAGLTVATAGTSPRRSSGSEPAADLVHPA
- a CDS encoding lysophospholipid acyltransferase family protein; the protein is MWYWLFKYIFMGPLLALLGRPKVEGLEHVPSSGPVILASNHLAVADSFYLPLVVSRRITFLAKSEYFTGTGITGFFTRWFYTAAGQVPIDRADADAAQAALTTAERLLKQGKLLGMYPEGTRSPDGRLYKGKTGLARLALETQVPVIPVAMIGTDVVNPPGTKRWRFGRVTVRFGKPMDFSRFDGLAGNRFIERAVVDEVMYELMELSGQEYVDIYAATLKNVDPKPGGPDQPPARIPTSAAG
- a CDS encoding protein kinase domain-containing protein, yielding MAVTSDPLISVLLEGRYRVDAKIATGGMSTVYRGLDVRLDRPVALKVMDSRYASDSQFLTRFQREARAVARLKDPGLVAVYDQGLDSSHPFLVMELVEGGTLRELLRERGPMPPHAAAAVLRPVLGGLATAHHAGLVHRDVKPENVLISDDGEVKLVDFGLVRAVAEAGITSTSVILGTAAYLSPEQVSSGAADARSDVYAVGILAYELLTGTTPFTGDNPLTVAYQRMDNDVPLPSTVISGVPRQFDEFIAKATARTTVDRFADAEEMAEDLDAISQELALPKFRVPAPSHSAQHAAATAFHSRPTEDYRAALPVPPPAPQGVKNPTRALIRDPQDWQPAEADDESLDIPAQFAGIDIGEFVWERQRARRSLVFWMLIVLLLTAGVAAAGWTLGTNLGGLL
- a CDS encoding polyadenylate-specific 3'-exoribonuclease AS, translating into MRFFYDTEFIDNGRIIDLISIGVVAEDGREYYAISTEFDPESAGKWVRTNVLPKLPSPSSQLWQSRRQIRESLEEFFGIDGAEPIELWAWVAAYDHVALCQLWGPMTSLPPQIPRFTRELRQFWEERGCPRMPPRPHDTHDALVDARHNMRRYVLMTSGVDGGPAVAERYPPASER
- a CDS encoding class II 3-deoxy-7-phosphoheptulonate synthase; its protein translation is MNWTVDVPIDQLPSLPPLPADLRARLDAALTKPALQQPSWDPEQAAAMRTVLESVPPVTVPTEIEKLKSQLADVALGKAFLLQGGDCAETFVDNTEPHIRANIRTLLQMAVVLTYGASMPVVKVARIAGQYAKPRSSDTDALGLRSYRGDMVNGFAADAAVREHDPSRLVRAYANASAAMNLVRALTSSGMASLHQVHDWNREFVRTSPAGARYEALAGEIDRGLRFMSACRVDDRNLDTAEIFASHEALVLDYERAMLRMDMGDPAADGPPRLYDLSAHYVWIGERTRQLDGAHVAFAEVIANPIGVKIGPTTSPELAVEYVERLDPNNEPGRLTLVSRMGNHKVRDVLPGIIEKVQASGHRVIWQCDPMHGNTHESSTGYKTRHFDRIVDEVQGFFEVHRALGTHPGGMHVEITGENVTECLGGAQDISDSDLSGRYETACDPRLNTQQSLELAFLVAEMLRD